One Clostridium novyi NT genomic window carries:
- a CDS encoding Tm-1-like ATP-binding domain-containing protein has translation MKTVAIAGTFDTKGEEFLYVKNLFEEIGINTLTINTGVFKPTFEADISNEEVIKAVGYDLKEIVEKKDRALATECLSKGMEILVPKLYKQGKFDGIISFGGSGGTSLVTPAMRALPIGVPKIMVSTMASGNTEQYVGTSDVILIPSIVDVAGLNAISTKIFKNAVFAMAGMLKHDTKEVRNNKPLIAATMFGVTTPCIDKAKEYMEDRGYEVLVFHATGTGGKTMESLIDGGYFKGVLDLTTTEWCDEIVGGVLNAGPNRCEAAIKNNIPQVVSVGACDMVNFGPYDTIPEKFKGRKFYKHNPTVTLMRTSIDECKKIGDKLAEKWNKSNGNTTVMLPLNGVSMIDYSGQPFYDKEADSALFNTLRNKLDKSKVNIIELENGINDEEFAKQAAQKLIDMIENK, from the coding sequence ATGAAAACGGTAGCAATTGCGGGAACATTTGATACTAAAGGAGAAGAATTTCTATATGTTAAGAATTTATTTGAAGAAATAGGAATTAATACATTAACAATAAACACTGGAGTATTTAAGCCGACCTTTGAAGCTGATATATCTAATGAAGAAGTTATAAAAGCCGTTGGATATGATTTAAAAGAAATAGTAGAAAAAAAGGATAGAGCATTAGCCACAGAATGTTTATCAAAAGGCATGGAAATATTAGTTCCTAAATTATATAAACAAGGTAAATTCGATGGAATAATTTCTTTTGGTGGTTCAGGAGGAACATCACTTGTAACTCCAGCTATGAGGGCTTTACCTATAGGAGTTCCTAAAATAATGGTTTCAACTATGGCATCAGGTAACACAGAACAATATGTAGGAACTAGTGATGTTATATTAATTCCATCTATTGTAGATGTTGCAGGACTAAATGCTATATCAACTAAAATATTTAAAAATGCTGTATTTGCTATGGCAGGTATGTTAAAACACGATACAAAAGAAGTGAGAAATAATAAACCATTAATTGCAGCAACTATGTTTGGAGTTACAACTCCATGTATAGATAAAGCAAAAGAGTATATGGAAGATAGAGGATACGAAGTTTTAGTTTTTCATGCAACAGGTACTGGTGGAAAAACTATGGAATCTTTAATAGATGGTGGTTACTTTAAAGGAGTGCTTGATTTAACAACTACTGAATGGTGTGATGAAATAGTTGGCGGAGTATTAAATGCAGGTCCTAATAGATGCGAAGCTGCAATAAAAAATAATATTCCTCAAGTGGTGTCAGTTGGAGCTTGTGATATGGTAAACTTTGGGCCATATGATACCATACCGGAAAAGTTTAAAGGTAGAAAGTTTTATAAACATAACCCAACAGTAACTTTAATGAGAACTTCTATAGATGAATGTAAAAAGATTGGAGACAAGCTTGCTGAAAAGTGGAATAAGTCAAATGGAAATACAACAGTTATGCTTCCTTTAAATGGAGTATCAATGATAGATTATAGTGGACAACCTTTTTATGATAAAGAAGCAGATAGTGCATTATTTAATACACTAAGGAATAAGTTAGATAAATCTAAAGTTAATATTATAGAATTAGAAAACGGTATCAATGATGAAGAATTTGCAAAACAAGCAGCACAAAAGTTAATTGATATGATAGAAAACAAATAA
- a CDS encoding transglutaminase-like domain-containing protein, translated as MLKKFFASFLVAFTMISTTSLATTTSVSEVINKNKLDNGVISVNYNKDSKIKVMISKDNKKYSYNLNNQSIQIPLQLGNGKYNVFILENIQGNKYKVLSKQNINLQLQDQNKVYLQPIQLINWNNDMNAIKKAKEITQYCKDDEEKVMAIYNYVINNISYDYDKAKTVKTGYVPCIDEVIKDSKGICYDYSSLFAGMLRSVGVPTKLVMGYKNDIKTYHAWNQVYLQKSNKWVTIDTTYDSCLKNKNLSLSMIKDSNQYKVSKEY; from the coding sequence ATGTTAAAGAAATTTTTTGCATCTTTTTTAGTTGCTTTTACAATGATTTCAACAACTTCACTTGCCACTACAACTAGTGTATCTGAAGTTATAAATAAAAATAAATTAGATAATGGAGTAATAAGTGTTAATTATAACAAGGATTCCAAAATAAAAGTTATGATTAGTAAAGATAATAAAAAATATAGCTATAATTTAAATAATCAATCAATACAAATACCACTTCAATTAGGAAATGGAAAATACAATGTATTCATATTAGAAAATATTCAAGGAAATAAGTATAAAGTATTAAGCAAACAGAATATAAATTTACAATTACAAGATCAAAACAAAGTTTATTTACAACCTATACAATTGATTAATTGGAATAACGATATGAATGCAATAAAAAAAGCTAAAGAGATTACTCAATATTGTAAAGATGATGAAGAAAAAGTAATGGCAATATACAATTATGTAATAAACAATATTTCTTATGATTATGATAAAGCTAAAACTGTAAAGACAGGTTATGTACCATGCATTGATGAAGTAATTAAAGACTCCAAAGGAATATGTTATGATTATTCATCTTTATTTGCAGGAATGTTGAGGAGTGTTGGAGTTCCTACTAAATTAGTAATGGGATATAAAAATGATATAAAAACTTATCATGCTTGGAACCAAGTATATCTACAAAAATCTAATAAATGGGTTACTATAGATACTACCTATGATTCATGTTTAAAAAATAAAAATTTATCACTTTCAATGATAAAGGATTCAAATCAATATAAAGTTAGTAAAGAATATTAA
- a CDS encoding DUF2442 domain-containing protein: protein MEYMPEVIQVIPTDNFKVYVYFDDGSIHLYDASYLIKNGVFKVLQDINLFKEKCTVLNGTLAWSLDDSYDESTCLDIDPFVIYEEYPEVDEPEFIFNISDKLKL, encoded by the coding sequence ATGGAATATATGCCTGAGGTTATACAAGTTATTCCTACAGATAATTTTAAAGTTTATGTATATTTTGATGATGGTTCTATTCATTTATATGATGCAAGTTATTTAATAAAAAATGGAGTTTTTAAAGTTCTCCAAGATATTAACTTGTTTAAGGAAAAATGTACTGTACTTAATGGAACTTTAGCATGGAGTTTAGATGATAGCTATGATGAATCAACTTGTTTAGATATAGATCCGTTTGTAATATATGAAGAATATCCAGAAGTAGATGAACCTGAATTTATTTTTAACATAAGTGATAAATTAAAGTTATAA
- a CDS encoding 5'-nucleotidase C-terminal domain-containing protein yields MGKIFKKNKGKKFVSFFVVLTMLFTMTTQLVFAQGSTNTNNSNSKMNTLSYVKKTSKNKVVDVLMFNDFHGNLAEDVREKGKNIGMAKMVGYVKEAIRKNPNTIVVSGGDNYQGTAMSNLTYGAPVSAMMKSMNVVASSVGNHEFDWGVSQMEKWQKDGGFDFLAANIYDTNTNSPVAWSKPYKIVEKAGLKVAFIGLAHPNTTTLTKRENITGLEFRDPLKSAEEWIKYLKEGKAKEGVPDVIIALTHIDSYQDAKTNEITGKAVDLTKVDGLDAIISAHSHRRVIGVVNGKPIIQAYKYGRAIGTMSIELDENNKVKKIVPKMDDVSKIKNDIIPDDDSKEVYNDYDKKLKPILGEKIGVASKEFTHDRASKGSVSLLGRWSCEVMQKKTGADVAIQNGGGLRRSLYKGHITMGDMYEIMPFDNALVTFDLQGKDLKKAIDHGILNPEVSDGQFTGLKVEYDKNKPFENRITKITLTDGTPLDMNKYYKVTVPDFLLTGGDKYDFSKAKNVVETFIPVRDVLVEAVKEAKTITPKAVDYIKECHDDVMPMPKPEPKPQVKPEIKPVPKPIVKPQVNTDSNVRVMYIVKLNDTLRKIGNAYGVSWRELANYNKIANPNMIFEGQRILIPKKQNSNVRATYTVKRNDTLKKIGKAYGISWRRIAKLNNLKDPNMIFENQKLLIPA; encoded by the coding sequence ATGGGTAAAATATTTAAAAAAAATAAGGGTAAAAAGTTTGTAAGTTTTTTTGTAGTATTAACAATGTTATTTACTATGACAACTCAGCTTGTATTTGCACAAGGAAGTACAAATACAAATAATTCAAACTCAAAAATGAATACGTTATCATATGTGAAAAAGACATCAAAGAATAAAGTAGTTGACGTACTTATGTTTAATGACTTTCATGGTAATTTAGCAGAAGATGTAAGAGAAAAAGGAAAAAATATTGGAATGGCTAAAATGGTAGGCTATGTTAAAGAAGCTATACGTAAAAATCCTAACACAATAGTAGTATCTGGTGGAGATAACTATCAAGGAACTGCTATGTCAAACTTAACATATGGCGCTCCTGTATCAGCTATGATGAAATCTATGAATGTTGTAGCTTCATCAGTAGGTAATCATGAATTTGACTGGGGCGTTAGTCAGATGGAAAAGTGGCAAAAAGATGGTGGATTTGATTTTTTAGCAGCCAATATATATGATACAAATACAAACTCACCTGTAGCTTGGAGTAAACCTTATAAGATAGTTGAAAAAGCTGGATTAAAAGTTGCATTTATAGGACTTGCTCATCCAAATACAACAACTCTTACAAAAAGAGAGAATATAACAGGTCTTGAATTTAGAGATCCACTAAAATCAGCTGAAGAATGGATAAAATATTTAAAAGAAGGTAAAGCAAAAGAAGGAGTTCCAGATGTTATTATAGCATTAACTCATATTGATTCTTATCAAGATGCAAAAACTAATGAAATAACAGGAAAAGCAGTTGACTTAACTAAAGTAGATGGTTTAGATGCAATTATATCAGCACATAGCCATAGAAGAGTTATAGGAGTTGTAAATGGAAAACCTATAATTCAAGCTTATAAATATGGACGTGCTATTGGAACAATGTCAATTGAATTAGATGAAAATAATAAAGTTAAAAAAATAGTTCCTAAGATGGATGACGTGTCAAAAATAAAAAATGATATTATACCAGACGATGATAGCAAAGAAGTTTATAATGATTATGATAAAAAATTAAAACCAATATTAGGTGAAAAAATAGGGGTAGCATCAAAAGAATTTACTCATGATAGAGCGTCTAAAGGATCTGTTTCATTGCTTGGCAGATGGTCATGTGAAGTTATGCAAAAGAAAACAGGTGCTGATGTTGCAATTCAAAATGGTGGAGGACTTAGAAGAAGTTTATATAAAGGCCATATTACCATGGGAGACATGTATGAAATAATGCCATTTGATAATGCACTTGTAACTTTTGATTTACAAGGAAAAGATCTAAAAAAAGCAATAGATCATGGTATATTAAATCCTGAAGTTTCAGATGGACAATTTACAGGATTAAAAGTTGAATATGACAAAAATAAACCATTTGAAAATAGAATAACTAAAATAACTTTAACTGATGGTACACCACTAGATATGAATAAGTACTATAAAGTAACTGTTCCAGATTTCCTTTTAACAGGGGGAGATAAGTATGATTTTTCTAAAGCTAAAAATGTAGTAGAAACATTTATACCTGTAAGAGATGTACTAGTTGAAGCAGTTAAAGAAGCAAAAACAATAACACCAAAAGCAGTAGATTATATAAAAGAATGTCATGATGATGTTATGCCAATGCCAAAACCAGAGCCAAAGCCACAGGTAAAACCTGAAATAAAACCAGTACCAAAACCAATAGTAAAACCACAAGTTAATACTGATTCTAATGTTAGAGTTATGTATATTGTAAAACTTAATGATACATTAAGAAAAATAGGAAATGCCTATGGAGTTTCTTGGAGAGAACTTGCAAATTACAATAAAATAGCAAATCCAAATATGATATTTGAAGGGCAAAGAATATTAATACCTAAAAAACAAAATTCAAATGTAAGAGCTACCTATACAGTAAAGAGAAACGATACCTTGAAAAAAATAGGTAAAGCATATGGTATTAGTTGGAGAAGAATAGCAAAATTAAATAATTTAAAAGATCCGAATATGATATTTGAAAATCAAAAATTATTAATTCCAGCATAA
- a CDS encoding YibE/F family protein, giving the protein MKQIKRIHIFLLIIFIFYACFNVKCFAEEKSKGLREYYSKQMEKPDYRTVKAKVIDITFDDTKEDKKDIPIESDIRYQHLKIEIISGEHKGEEYTVRNTVEMISPYKLIFEKGDKMLLHLTEGEEGEVVNLKIYERSREGILYFTVILFMALLILIGGKKGFKSAITLIFMGLLIIFVLLPLIRKGYNPIFVSIFISTLSVVFTLTLVSGRNKKTLTAILGTVGGVIIAGIIAMTVGNIANLTGVGSEDAQMLAYIPQNEYIDFRGLLYGGIIIGALGAIMDVTMSVSSAMWEIREIKPKIKSKELIKSGMNIGKDIMGSMSNTLILAYAGGSIYIMLLFSMFKMDPLEIINLEPIASEIIRAMAGSIGLICAIPLTVVIAASLGKKENNKC; this is encoded by the coding sequence GTGAAGCAAATAAAAAGAATACATATTTTTTTATTAATTATATTCATATTTTATGCATGCTTTAATGTAAAATGTTTTGCAGAAGAAAAAAGTAAGGGGCTTAGGGAATATTATTCAAAACAAATGGAAAAGCCAGATTATAGAACTGTTAAGGCTAAAGTAATAGATATAACCTTTGATGATACAAAAGAAGATAAAAAGGATATTCCAATAGAATCTGACATTAGATATCAACATTTAAAAATAGAAATAATATCAGGAGAACATAAGGGAGAAGAGTATACTGTAAGAAATACGGTTGAGATGATATCACCTTATAAGTTAATATTTGAAAAAGGAGATAAAATGCTTCTTCATTTAACAGAAGGAGAAGAGGGTGAAGTTGTAAACTTAAAAATATATGAAAGGTCTAGAGAAGGAATATTATATTTTACAGTTATACTTTTTATGGCATTATTAATTTTAATAGGTGGAAAAAAAGGATTTAAATCAGCAATAACTTTAATTTTTATGGGGCTTTTAATAATATTTGTTTTATTGCCATTAATAAGGAAAGGGTATAATCCTATTTTTGTTTCTATATTTATAAGCACATTATCAGTAGTATTTACATTGACCTTAGTCAGCGGAAGAAATAAAAAGACATTAACAGCAATTCTCGGAACTGTAGGAGGAGTTATTATAGCGGGGATTATAGCTATGACAGTTGGAAATATTGCAAATCTCACAGGAGTTGGAAGTGAAGATGCACAAATGTTAGCATATATTCCTCAAAACGAATATATTGATTTTAGGGGACTTTTATATGGTGGAATAATAATTGGCGCACTAGGTGCAATTATGGATGTAACAATGTCTGTATCTTCAGCTATGTGGGAAATAAGGGAGATAAAGCCTAAAATAAAATCAAAAGAACTTATAAAATCAGGAATGAATATAGGTAAAGATATTATGGGATCAATGTCAAATACATTAATACTTGCCTATGCTGGAGGATCAATTTATATTATGCTTCTATTTTCGATGTTTAAAATGGATCCACTAGAAATAATAAACTTAGAACCAATTGCATCAGAAATAATAAGAGCAATGGCAGGAAGTATAGGGCTTATATGTGCAATTCCATTAACTGTTGTAATTGCAGCAAGCTTAGGAAAAAAAGAAAATAACAAGTGCTAA
- a CDS encoding class D sortase, which produces MIKKRISIVIIFIGILIFIYPKISELYYTNKQKRIIRKYDNLIENKFNTKTKQQIENKDILNNKKLNNVDGILKIDKISLKLPILHGCNQKNLKVSLSSLDNNVNPGQVGNYVVAGHRSKTYGRNFNRLNEVNKDDIIEVDTLTNKYKYVIQKKIVVRPEETWILNSNGKDREITLITCYPINKPTHRLILKGVSVN; this is translated from the coding sequence ATGATAAAGAAAAGAATTTCTATTGTTATAATATTTATAGGAATATTAATTTTTATCTATCCAAAGATATCAGAATTGTACTATACAAATAAACAAAAAAGAATAATAAGAAAATATGATAACTTAATTGAAAACAAGTTTAATACTAAAACAAAACAACAAATAGAAAATAAAGATATTTTAAATAATAAAAAGTTAAATAATGTAGATGGTATATTAAAAATTGATAAGATAAGTTTAAAATTGCCTATTTTACATGGGTGTAATCAAAAGAATTTAAAGGTTTCATTATCTAGTTTAGATAACAATGTTAATCCTGGACAAGTAGGTAACTATGTGGTAGCAGGGCATAGAAGTAAAACCTATGGCAGAAATTTTAATAGACTAAATGAAGTTAATAAGGATGATATTATAGAAGTAGATACATTAACTAATAAGTACAAATATGTTATACAAAAAAAAATAGTAGTAAGGCCAGAAGAAACTTGGATATTAAATTCCAATGGTAAGGATAGGGAAATAACTTTAATAACTTGTTATCCAATTAATAAGCCTACGCATAGATTAATATTAAAAGGAGTAAGTGTAAATTAA
- a CDS encoding Ig-like domain-containing protein produces MDEPMKVNLKNIMKLIFLFIIFQICLFIFFNKSTVAFAKDLDVIKSIKITNENGQNKETYIPGDRIRVDVQWKITEQAKKGDTFTFTLPKELRKFDGSIDLKDKEGISYGKGISNGNNIIFTFSDEVERRENIGGYFYIQSQIEHMKYEENKRVKIQFVVNGRIHDTSASIDAGSQTAYSKSNSSPKEINEVFYKFGNVSRENEDILEWALRINYKGDTLANCRIYDNLRDGHELIPGSIQIYKGYTNFNDGSISNLTKVPLDTIEHYECKKGFDLYLYINREVYTIYYKTKVLRKSEDYSNEAVLQAWSKEPIYRECIVKTFSAGGEAWGELKKFKGKLKIIKQDEKTNLRLSGAEFQLLDDKQNKIIANLKTDENGEAITDDISSGIYYLKEIKAPDEYELEANSNSIQLNFKQNNIIERVITNKKIESKESQEPKVEPEKPEVKEPEVKEEPKVKQEKPEVKNPELKEEPKVEPEKLEIKEPEIKEEPTAEPEKPEVKEPELKEEPKVELEKPEVKEPEVKEPEIKEEPKVKLEKSEVKEPEVKEHPVVETEKPEIKDPEIKEEPVVKPEKLEIKKLEIKEEPKVELEKPEVKELEVKEDPVVKPEKLEIKKPEIKEEPKVELEKPEVKEPEIKEEPKVKLEKSEVKEPEVKEHPVVETEKPEIKDPEIKEEPVVKPEKLEIKKLEIKEEPKVELEKPEVKELEVKEDPVVKPEKLEIKKPEIKEEPKVELEKPEVKEPEIKEEPKVESEKPEVKEPEIKEKSKVKPEKLEIKETEIKEEPEVEPEIIIDPDDEVPLGNPEYDIDNNEEPENPEKPQEPEIIEDPEDAVSLGNIEPNKNPEKPKKNVKPTNKKENKKLKPVTDNNSNKIKILPKTGESNKALFYIGGLIIIILGIFIKKRI; encoded by the coding sequence TTGGATGAACCTATGAAAGTTAATTTGAAAAATATTATGAAACTGATATTTTTATTTATAATTTTTCAAATATGCTTATTCATATTTTTCAACAAAAGTACGGTTGCATTTGCAAAAGATTTAGATGTTATAAAAAGCATAAAAATAACTAATGAAAATGGACAAAATAAAGAAACTTACATTCCAGGTGATAGAATTAGGGTTGATGTTCAATGGAAAATAACTGAACAAGCTAAAAAAGGAGATACATTCACTTTTACATTACCGAAAGAATTAAGGAAATTTGATGGAAGTATTGATCTAAAAGATAAAGAAGGTATTAGCTATGGAAAAGGAATATCAAATGGAAATAATATTATTTTTACTTTTTCTGATGAGGTTGAAAGACGAGAGAATATAGGTGGATACTTTTATATTCAATCGCAAATTGAACATATGAAGTATGAAGAAAATAAGAGGGTAAAAATTCAATTTGTAGTTAATGGACGTATCCATGACACTTCAGCATCAATAGATGCAGGAAGTCAAACAGCATATTCCAAATCTAATAGTAGTCCTAAGGAAATTAATGAGGTATTTTATAAATTTGGAAATGTAAGTAGGGAAAATGAAGATATTCTAGAATGGGCTTTAAGAATAAATTATAAAGGAGATACTTTAGCCAATTGCAGAATATATGACAATTTAAGAGATGGACATGAGTTAATTCCAGGCAGTATTCAGATTTATAAAGGATATACAAATTTTAATGATGGAAGTATATCAAATTTAACTAAAGTACCATTAGATACTATTGAGCATTATGAATGTAAAAAAGGATTTGATTTATATTTATATATAAATAGAGAAGTATATACAATTTACTACAAAACAAAGGTTTTGAGAAAGTCTGAAGATTATAGCAATGAAGCAGTATTACAAGCATGGAGTAAAGAACCTATATATAGGGAGTGTATAGTAAAAACTTTTAGTGCCGGTGGAGAAGCTTGGGGAGAATTAAAGAAGTTTAAAGGAAAATTGAAAATTATAAAGCAAGATGAAAAAACTAATTTAAGATTAAGTGGGGCTGAATTTCAGTTATTAGATGATAAACAAAATAAAATAATAGCCAACTTAAAAACAGATGAGAATGGAGAAGCTATAACTGATGATATATCAAGTGGCATATACTATTTAAAAGAAATAAAAGCTCCAGATGAATATGAATTAGAAGCTAATAGCAATAGCATTCAGTTAAACTTTAAACAAAATAATATTATAGAACGGGTTATAACTAATAAAAAGATAGAATCAAAAGAATCCCAGGAACCAAAGGTAGAACCGGAAAAACCAGAAGTAAAGGAACCAGAAGTAAAAGAGGAACCAAAGGTTAAGCAAGAAAAACCAGAGGTTAAAAATCCAGAATTAAAAGAGGAACCAAAGGTAGAACCAGAGAAGCTAGAGATTAAGGAACCTGAAATAAAGGAAGAACCAACGGCTGAGCCGGAGAAACCAGAAGTTAAGGAACCGGAATTAAAAGAAGAACCAAAGGTAGAACTAGAGAAACCTGAGGTTAAGGAACCAGAAGTAAAGGAACCAGAAATAAAAGAAGAGCCAAAGGTAAAACTAGAGAAATCTGAGGTTAAGGAACCAGAAGTAAAAGAACATCCAGTGGTAGAAACAGAAAAACCTGAAATAAAGGATCCAGAAATAAAAGAGGAACCAGTGGTTAAGCCAGAAAAGCTAGAGATTAAGAAACTAGAAATAAAGGAAGAACCAAAGGTTGAGCTGGAAAAACCAGAAGTAAAGGAACTAGAAGTAAAAGAGGATCCAGTGGTTAAGCCAGAAAAGCTAGAGATTAAGAAACCAGAAATAAAGGAAGAACCAAAGGTAGAACTAGAGAAACCAGAGGTTAAGGAACCAGAAATAAAAGAAGAGCCAAAGGTAAAACTAGAGAAATCTGAGGTTAAGGAACCAGAAGTAAAAGAACATCCAGTGGTAGAAACAGAAAAACCTGAAATAAAGGATCCAGAAATAAAAGAGGAACCAGTGGTTAAGCCAGAAAAGCTAGAGATTAAGAAACTAGAAATAAAGGAAGAACCAAAGGTTGAGCTGGAAAAACCAGAAGTAAAGGAACTAGAAGTAAAAGAGGATCCAGTGGTTAAGCCAGAAAAGCTAGAGATTAAGAAACCAGAAATAAAGGAAGAACCAAAGGTAGAACTAGAGAAACCAGAGGTTAAGGAACCAGAAATAAAAGAAGAACCAAAGGTTGAGTCGGAAAAACCAGAAGTAAAGGAACCAGAAATAAAAGAAAAATCAAAGGTTAAACCAGAAAAGCTAGAGATTAAGGAAACTGAAATAAAGGAAGAACCAGAGGTTGAACCAGAAATAATCATAGATCCGGATGATGAGGTACCTTTAGGAAATCCAGAATACGACATTGATAACAATGAAGAACCAGAAAATCCAGAGAAACCACAAGAACCAGAAATAATAGAAGATCCGGAAGATGCAGTATCTTTAGGAAATATAGAACCTAATAAAAATCCAGAAAAACCTAAAAAGAATGTTAAACCTACTAACAAAAAAGAAAATAAAAAATTAAAACCTGTAACAGATAATAATTCTAACAAAATTAAAATTCTTCCTAAAACAGGAGAAAGCAATAAAGCATTATTCTATATAGGTGGTTTAATAATTATTATTCTTGGAATTTTTATAAAGAAAAGAATATAA
- a CDS encoding DUF4160 domain-containing protein codes for MPEISLFFGIRVTINYNDHVPPHFHAEYNGNKVLVDIINCKVIKGFFPKRQLKLILAWAEIHKDELMQNWELARSHQPLYRIAPLS; via the coding sequence ATGCCAGAAATAAGTTTATTTTTTGGAATAAGAGTTACTATAAATTATAACGATCATGTTCCGCCACATTTTCATGCTGAATATAATGGAAATAAAGTTTTGGTGGATATTATAAATTGTAAAGTAATAAAAGGGTTTTTTCCTAAAAGACAACTAAAATTAATTCTTGCATGGGCTGAGATACACAAGGATGAGTTAATGCAAAATTGGGAACTTGCAAGAAGTCATCAACCATTATATAGAATTGCACCACTTTCTTAG
- a CDS encoding phosphoenolpyruvate hydrolase family protein has translation MNTMTREENMNKFRSEVAKGNILVGVGAGTGITAKSSEAGGADMLIIYNSGRFRMAGRGSLSGLLSYGDANQIVVEMGAEVLPVVKNIPVLAGVCGTDPFRVMDVYLKQLKDQGFNGVQNFPTVGLIDGVFRQNLEETGMGYGLEVEMIRKAHELDMLTCPYVFNPEQAKAMAEAGADILVAHMGLTTKGTIGAKTAVTLDDCIVRIKEIIKAGKAVNPDIMVICHGGPIAEPDDAKYVIDAIPEIDGFFGASSIERFAAERGIKEQAASFKAIKK, from the coding sequence ATGAATACTATGACAAGAGAAGAAAATATGAATAAATTTAGAAGTGAAGTTGCTAAAGGAAATATATTAGTAGGAGTAGGTGCAGGTACTGGAATTACAGCTAAAAGTAGTGAAGCTGGCGGAGCTGATATGTTAATTATATATAATTCAGGAAGATTCAGAATGGCAGGTCGTGGTTCATTATCAGGATTATTATCTTATGGAGATGCAAACCAAATAGTTGTTGAAATGGGAGCAGAAGTATTACCTGTTGTAAAAAATATACCAGTATTAGCAGGAGTTTGCGGTACAGATCCATTTAGAGTAATGGATGTTTATTTAAAACAATTAAAAGATCAAGGATTTAATGGAGTGCAAAATTTTCCAACAGTAGGATTAATAGATGGCGTATTTAGACAAAACTTAGAAGAAACAGGAATGGGATATGGATTAGAAGTAGAAATGATTAGAAAAGCACATGAACTGGATATGTTAACTTGTCCATATGTTTTTAATCCAGAACAAGCTAAAGCAATGGCGGAAGCAGGAGCTGATATTTTAGTTGCACATATGGGACTTACAACAAAAGGAACAATTGGGGCTAAAACAGCTGTTACATTAGATGACTGTATAGTTAGAATTAAAGAAATAATTAAAGCTGGAAAAGCTGTAAATCCAGATATAATGGTAATATGTCATGGAGGACCAATTGCTGAGCCAGATGATGCTAAATATGTTATTGATGCTATACCAGAAATAGATGGTTTCTTTGGTGCATCAAGTATTGAAAGATTTGCAGCAGAAAGAGGAATAAAAGAACAAGCAGCTTCATTTAAGGCTATAAAAAAATAA
- the cas6 gene encoding CRISPR-associated endoribonuclease Cas6, translating into MEVFEEKVKVYLLNDVRREYMSVKIAQIIDKILCKSEEFSKFHEENKFKMYCFNGFYPIEKSEVYKKGKIYDFSIRTVDESLAKFIKENLVNEYTECIKVLTIQEKIIHERYIEKIYSIMPVILKTTQGYWRKNLRLEDFERLIKENLIKKYNQYYNTKIDENFSLYDNLIFNNNKPVPMKCKNITLLGDKITLFISSNETAQKLAHFALGVALGENSARGAGFCNYKWL; encoded by the coding sequence ATGGAAGTGTTTGAAGAAAAAGTAAAAGTGTACTTGTTAAATGATGTACGAAGGGAATATATGAGTGTTAAAATTGCACAAATTATAGATAAAATACTATGCAAAAGTGAAGAATTTTCTAAGTTTCATGAAGAAAATAAGTTTAAGATGTATTGTTTTAATGGGTTTTACCCAATAGAAAAATCAGAAGTCTATAAAAAGGGGAAAATATATGACTTTTCAATTAGAACAGTAGATGAAAGTTTGGCTAAGTTTATAAAAGAAAATTTAGTTAATGAATATACAGAGTGCATTAAAGTATTGACAATACAAGAAAAGATTATACACGAAAGATATATAGAAAAGATATATTCTATAATGCCAGTTATTTTAAAAACAACTCAAGGCTATTGGAGAAAAAATTTAAGATTAGAGGATTTTGAAAGATTAATTAAAGAAAATTTAATAAAAAAATATAATCAATATTATAATACAAAAATAGACGAAAATTTTAGTTTGTATGATAATTTAATTTTTAATAACAACAAACCAGTACCGATGAAGTGCAAAAATATTACTCTGTTAGGAGATAAGATAACTTTATTTATTAGTAGCAATGAAACAGCACAAAAATTAGCTCACTTTGCACTTGGTGTGGCATTAGGAGAAAATTCAGCAAGAGGAGCTGGTTTTTGTAATTATAAATGGTTATAA